The Hyperolius riggenbachi isolate aHypRig1 chromosome 3, aHypRig1.pri, whole genome shotgun sequence genome window below encodes:
- the C3H15orf61 gene encoding uncharacterized protein C15orf61 homolog, with translation MLLAKKAHEALLRVLLFPVRSFRRPRPKASEVLSQHLLQRNLPHWTSFCVKYSTVVNDQFALSNFNWEVKGTNYHILRTGCFPFIKYHCSRAAPQDLHVFNHFFTTLKAINLGIPTLMYGLGSWLFARVTETVHTSCGPVTVYFLIKEDEDAMF, from the exons ATGTTATTGGCGAAGAAGGCCCATGAAGCCTTACTGCGTGTCCTCCTCTTCCCGGTACGCTCCTTCAGAAGGCCCCGCCCCAAGGCCTCAGAGGTCCTGagccaacacctgctgcagcggaACCTGCCGCACTGGACCTCTTTCTGTGTGAAGTACAGCACCGTGGTCAATGACCAGTTTGCTTTATCTAACTTCAACTGGGAAGTGAAAGGCACAAATTACCACATCCTCCGAACTGGCTGCTTCCCTTTCATTAAGTATCACTGCTCCCGAGCTGCCCCCCAGGACCTGCATGTCTTCAACCACTTCTTTACCACTCTGAAAGCAATAAATCTAG GAATCCCCACTCTCATGTATGGCCTGGGATCCTGGCTGTTTGCTCGTGTCACAGAGACTGTCCATACCAGCTGCGGGCCAGTGACGGTTTACTTTCTGATCAAGGAGGATGAAGACGCTATGTTCTGA